Within the Onychostoma macrolepis isolate SWU-2019 chromosome 14, ASM1243209v1, whole genome shotgun sequence genome, the region AATATTAGATGGTGCTCTACaccacaaaaaagaaaaaattatatatttctaattgtgtgtgtgtgtgtgtggggtatattatatttatatgataaaAAGGTTTAATAAAGCTTTAACATTTTTTGTGCATATGAGTGTGACctgtgtaatatttttttttctaagcaaaCAATAATGACCATCATAAATGTTTACCATGATTTACAGAAGACACTTccactaaaatgtcattcagtgtaacaataCCAAAAATCTTGTCATGGATAATTAGTAGAATCATTAGATGACATTAAAAGCCTCTATTTAAGGATCACAGTGCAGCCCCAAAAACTAtcttattgtcattttaaattattaccaATCTATGACAATCTCCTAAAAAACCCACTAGGTTTTACCCATCTATCAGCAAgaagtttttaataatttaaaatgtaataaaatttattatGATCACTTTTTCttctatatattttaacaaatacagttcggaataataatgttgttttatttcacccatattttgttatttgaaacattaaaagAGACACTTTccttgcatttaatatgctaacatttatttaaagtaaaatgtaaaattaaataaaaattgaaaataaaatctaatttgaaatataaatataaattattcaaTTTTTTATGGATTAACACATTCAGTTCCTCACAACAATGTTTTGTCAGTTTGTGTGGAACATATTTGCATGGTGTATTCTGCAATATTTTACCTGTCTTagtaatgtatttataaatatagtttAAGGAGAACAGAAGCAGCAGCGCACAAAATAAACTCACAAGCATCCCTCCAGCAAAAAGTGCAAATTTGGAGGAATTTGAGTGCAAGCAGATTTGATGCTCTCCCGGTGTGTGGGAGGTGAAGATAAACCTGCCCTCAGATCCATACTGGCGGGACAGGATCACCTGAAACCCAAAAAAAGATAAGCAAATGAGAACAACGAAATGCAAACATGCTTGACTTTTATTACTCACAAAACCTTTAATCAGACAGACCTTCTCATCGGGATCtttcacttccacaaacatcCCAAGTCCTTGAGTTGCAGGCAAATACTCTTCTTTCTGCTTGTCATAGAGCTGCGTTCGGTAGTTACCTGGTTAAGACAGAGTTACATAGTTgtaagaaaagaaactaaagtccTTTCATTCTTTCATAATAAACCACTGACAAAAATACCTGACTAAACACAGTAAGTCATTATCTTAGAGTGAAAAGTTGTCATATTCACATGATGTTGTGTCACTGCATTCAGGATATTTCAACATCAGATTCTTGTCTCATAATTCATCTCTTCATCTAACTTAGCCAAAGTCCAGCAGGATGGATCACTACAGCGTTACCTTAAAAACTTCATTCAATGTTTAAAAAGCGTATTAGTTAATACTGTTGCTTTCTCGGTGCAGtatgcaactacatgtctatttaaatgttattttgtctAGGTTACGGTAAAACCTACAAAAAAGCTCGTTTGTAACTTATATTTAGTTTAGTTGAACTAGCTGAAGTCAAGCTGGTTGCCAAAGAATGAACTCTATCTGACAAACCTGCTAGTTAGCACTAGGCTAAGCATTAACGTGCACTACAAAGTTGGCTTAATCTGTTTTTCCTACTCACCTATTATCATGGTTTCGTCCGGTATTTCTTCTATGAAGCATTTCTTTTCAGTCTCGCCGATATGAAAATACAACGCGGACACAaaactgttgtaaatgtttaacAACAACACCAAATAAAGTGTAAACTGCATTGTGACTGCCACCATCTTGACACTGCCGGTGAAACGCGCACTGCGCATGCGCAGAGACTCCAATGCCACGTAACCCATCGCCGGCCATCGTCCAATCAGATGCGGAAAGCGCATTCCCCAGACTGCTCATGGTCattgtagttttatttagtGGTGGGGCTTTTGATTCAACCGAGTGAATTGAAACTTTTGCAgctttgaaaattatttatttagttataaaTGGCCATGTTACACCCGTTACGCCAGCAGGTGACGACAAAAAGCCCCTACCATCCGAACATACCTCGATAAAATGAGTATAATCTCATTAACTTCACATTCTTCATATAACGTTAAAGCGTGTTATTGAATGGTGAACTACGATgcgttcaaaaacatttttcctgACTGTAACAAAAATCCATTTTTATGCCTTATGGGAAAACTAAGTTGAGAAACGACTTAACAAGCTTATAGGGATTCAGCGCGATTACTTGCCACAAGGTGAGTTTATAAACtgaacaatagaagcccaatagaaaccatcacagaaattctaatggtttccattaaaatttaaatttatgacGTCACAGGcattccttttttcttttgctgCTGAGAAATGTCACGTAATCCGTGACGTCACAGTTATTATAATTTTAGAACGTTCTGGGGCTTGCACAGCACTCGGTTTATATCATTTGCTTGACTGATTGCTCTGAGTGAAGCATCTCCATAGCATTTGTGCTTATACTAATAGCCTTTTTAGATTACTCTTTTTTTAGCTGTTTCTTCTAGAATCTTCTCTGGCAGACCATCAAAATGGCAACGTCCTACAATTGGTCTTCAGATGAAGATAACGGTCAACCAAAAGACCAGGGGTCATTGCTTGTCAATGATTTGCACCCAGATGTGACCAAACAATTACTGTATACAATATTCCAGCCATTCGGACCCATCCGTTCTGTACAAGTGTGCAGAGACAGAAGAACAGGCCGTTCTCGAGGCTATGGTTTTGTGACCTTTGAGCAGCGCCATGAAGCAGAAAATGCCCTCGTGGCTCTGAATTTTTTGGAGATCTTGGGCAAGCCAATGCACATCACATGGGCCCAGTACATGACTGTTAAGATCCTGGGAAGACACAGGGATAGGTTTGCTATATGTGATGCCCTCTCAGACTTTGTGGAACTCCAGCCGCGCAGAGAGGTCTGTGACGCGAACGGCAAACCTAAAGACCAAGAACAGACTGAGAACAGCTCTGATGAAGCAAGGTCATTGCTTGTGAGTAATCTGCACTCAGATGTGACCGAACAAGAGCTGCATGCAGTATTCCTGCCATTCGGCCCCATCTGTACTGTACAAGTGTGCAGAGACAGAAGAACCAACCACTCTTGCGGCTATGCTGTTGTGACCTTTCAATGCCGCCATGATGCAGAAAATGCCCAAGCAACTCTGAATTTTTCAGAGCTCATGGGCAAACTGATGGTTATCATGTGGGGCCAAGACATGACCATTAAGGTCCTGGCAAAGCACAGTGAAAACAGCTCCAGTAACAGGCAAGAAATAGCCCGGACTGAACCCACTGAGCAGTCACGGGGAAGAAGGCTGGCAGATActgtaaaaagttattttacagCAGTCATGAGCAGATACCTTGCTTGGCATCAGCCTGTTGGCTCTAGCATGCACTGAGAGCTTTATTAGAAGCCTATAGAACAATTATACAGTTCTAACACGGCACTTTCtgccatgaaaaaaaaaaagtccaggtAATGCTGGGAAAACAGCAGTCCAAAACAGAGAATCTAATCACCATATAGGCAAGAAAGAAGAAAGGGGTGATTCTTCAGTCTACCTACATGGTGATTAGTGGCCTCTGTACATATCCCTTCCcttgtgcaaaataaataaatagacagatagatgaaaACAAGGTTGACTGATACAGTCCATGATTTTTACAGCTGAggatttttttctgtctgtttcaACATCACTAGATTGTTCTGACTGAATCTGATGCTATCAAATTAGTAATGAATGCTTAGGTACAAGATATTTAAACGGTTTCATATTTCTGTGCACAAAAGCATGTTTTGGGACGAGACTCTGAAACGTCTTGAGATAAACATATCATGATGCTGCTTAACAGTGACAAAACTATATGAATTTGTACCTGTCCTGAATCCTGACCATACTGTTGTACAAAAACATTGTTagtgacacatttttattatgaattatttttgaACACTAATGGTTTAATATGAATATGGCACAAATTGGGTCCTAACAATTAAGGgcaaaataagaagaaaaaaataaaaatgttcaactgttaaaaactgaaaaaaaaaaggaaagccAACATTTGACTAGTTAACTGTTGTAACTGCTTTATTTTCTCACCAAAAGCATCATTTTACAGTCACTGCCCATTTAAATGTgaacttctttcagaaacaacTGTAAAATCAGTGCATTGCAAAAACAGACGAGCAAAAAATAGCAAAATGAACAGAAAGATGTAAGAAAAACAACTCAACTCACATAAGGCTGAACTCTTGTTACCCTGCAGtaataaaacaactgaaaatgtattttttggttCAATATTTTCAAAACTCCTGTGGTTAAAAAACAAGGCTCAATCATTACGCCATAGAGTAAAGGGACTAGGTCagcaacttaaaatatttacattgatttgatcaatttaagaGGACACTTTTCATCAGTCTGATTTGTTGTGCAGTCCATTAAAATCCTCTTAAGTAAATCACAcaggttataaaaaaaaaaaaatcagcactCCAGAGCAGAACGAAGCAATGTGTAGATGGAAAAGAAACACAGATAAAGGGTCAAAACAATAAGAAAATAAACCACCAATGATTTAGAGAATGAAGCTAAATCAAGTATACAAAGGCTACACACAAAAATTAAGATGTAGTACTGTAGATCGCACTGAAAATGTGTCATTTACTTCGGCAGACCCAAAATCAGAAAGACCAACATGAAGAAACGTTTCTTTGAAGCCACAAATCCCACTCTTTAGACTCAAACCATTTTTCCTTCCAGTCGAGCAGTTCAACAATATCCAGCTGTATACAGCTGTTCAAAATTCacattaatgttttgttttttttccacaaacaaCCTCCAGAGTTCTTTGAAATCCTGTTGTTTAGTAGAACCTCTTGTTCCTCTCTTGACGCTTCTCAAAGACTACGGTGTAAggggaatttacagtaaaaaccctcggaccaggtgtgttgaatgaagaccagaagtcaagagatTCAATCGAAAATGAAGAACATTTACTGAtgatagtttgcagtttcatcagcagaagtcatCTTCATGACTCGCAATCGAGCTCGTAGGCCGCTCTGCGTACATGTCAAAAACACCAACAATTATACCCTAACAGAGGTTGCTAATTGCGTCAATGCATAAGTCATCAAAATTCTGATAGGTTCTAAAACCTAGATAAACTTAGACAATCTCCACATATGGACGTAAACGCTTCAAACATATCTCCATCAGATTGGGCAGACGTCAGCGATCAGGGATCATACAAGATAGGTGTCTTCCGGAAACCTATTTTTGGT harbors:
- the LOC131553934 gene encoding transmembrane emp24 domain-containing protein 9-like; translated protein: MGYVALESLRMRSARFTGSVKMVAVTMQFTLYLVLLLNIYNSFVSALYFHIGETEKKCFIEEIPDETMIIGNYRTQLYDKQKEEYLPATQGLGMFVEVKDPDEKVILSRQYGSEGRFIFTSHTPGEHQICLHSNSSKFALFAGGMLRVHLDIQVGEHTNNYAEIAAKDKLSELQLRVRQLMEQVDQVQKEQNYQRYREERFRQTSESTNQRVLWWSIVQTLILVAIGFWQMRHLKSFFEAKKLV